The following nucleotide sequence is from Pochonia chlamydosporia 170 chromosome 4, whole genome shotgun sequence.
ACTCTGGGAAGCTAAGCCAGGACGTGTCAGGCCTGCAGATCAGCAAATCTGTTGAGACTTTGCTGAGTACCTAGAAAGGCACTCGCCAGATGCAGAGCTGGATTGTCGTTTTGAGGTTTCGAGAAGCTGCAAAAACAGGGGTAGCCAGTGATCAAACTAATGTTCCTTGCTAACAAAATATGTATCGACGGCTAATGATGTTGGGTGGTTCCGTATGGCGAACAATTGTCTTTCCCGAGAGCAGATTCTAACTTCTCGGATTGATTAGCATCTCGGTCAGCCGACAGGGTGAAAGCTTGTTCATCAAGCCCGCCAAAAAGCCCAACGTGGGAGATTTCGAGCTAGTGCCGACATATGGCACCTCCATGCGACACGGGCGAAGCATCGAGTGAGCACCCCCATTTTTTGTCAGGTGTACCTGCACTCAGTCACTGACATGCTCAAGGTGCATGATACGATGCACGGAGATGTCAATCATCAACGACCAAGGTAGTTGTCGCCTGTTCGAGGTAATGGTCTTCGTCAAGCTCCAACTCCAATCAGAACCTTCTATTCTGTCACAGCTGCAGCAAGGATCCCGCCAATTACCGGACCAATTTGCCGGATACCCTTTTTCTACTTTAATTTTGCCTAAGTTTTGCCCAGAAGAACGGCGAACATGTGTAAGGGCGCGCATATCCTGCCAGAGGTGGGAATGGTTTCGTTAAGCGTTCAAGATGTGTTAGGCTTCTTGGTGGGCTTCCCGCACACGACCCTGGTGACAttggcccttggcagcatcatgatgcaGGGGAACGGAAATGCTGTGCTTCCAAAGACATGACAGGGGAGTATAAGCTGATGGGGTGCCGTCATCTAAGCGTGCTTCAACATGAGATCTCACACTTTTCTTACCACCGTCAAGGATGTTGACAGAGTGTGGGAGGGCTGATTGATAATGGCATCTTGCATGGTATAATGCTCTTAAACATGATCGCACTTCCCGGTACTGAATTTCAAAATTGAGGAGGGTTTAACATCTCACATGCCTAGCCAATCAAACCACCAAGTGGAGTTGGAAAAAAGGATACGACACAGAATTTGATAACCACGAGTGCAACGACCAGCTGACGCCGGAGATTCCATTAGAAGGCATCTTTCATTCCCGCAATGAGAATGCCCTTGTGGAGGATATCGGCGACCAAGTTCATGCATTTTGCGTCTCTTACGAATTGGGCTCCCCCCATTCCCTAAATCCGACTCCCCCTCGCTGGTGTAATAAGAGCTATGCCTGCGGTACGCTGCTGGGGTGAGAGATGATGAAAGCATTTGATACAGGTTCTCCCACAGTTACAGTAGTGGAATTCGTTCTACTCTATGAACACGGCAAAAAAGAGTTGCGCGCTACAATATAGCAGATGTTGTGCCGGCCAAGGTATATCTCCGCATTGTGTAACCATGTCATCGGAAAACAGGGAATATCATGACTTTCCCCCTTGCAGTAACTGTCTACATGACGGCAAAGATATCACCTGCCACGCAAACGGCCATAAAACCCTCAGCTGGAATATAGATTTTAAAACAGCCTCGAGTTGCAACAGGAAGGTTCGCTGCATAGCCGTGCTCGCAATGATTGCAAGCCTGCGCCACCTAACCAGAACGGCTGTTTGTCTTCCAAAGTTCCCAAGCAAGGCGAATTCAGGTTGCAGCTTCGCAAGTTGCACAAGCTGCGAGACAATGGCCCCTCACTACTGATTCAATTGAGCCTCATCGACATTTGTCCACTCAGagcgtacggagtagagacAGAGGCGTTTTGGGAAATTCTGACCGTCGCCGTGGTTTCTGCACAGCGCGGCTTCTATCATTTGCCATGGTTTCACAGTCAATTCGCTCCAGAAATTGTTTGGCTGCCCTTTTTGGTGCGGATAGACCATCTTGGTTGGGTCTCGAACATTGACGCCTCAAAATTGGACAATGCGTTGAGCTGCTCAGCCCTCAATCACATGGGTTCACTCTTCAAGACATCATATTCAGACCCTGCCAAACCTTTGAAACAGTCTCGGTACATGGCCAAACCTTTCAATTGGATCTCACCGGTACTTATCGTGCTAAAGTCTTTGTTTTCCTTGTCGAATATCGGCCTTTTTCGATAATCTCAACAGCCCATGGAATCGCTGTCCGTCGCCAATTGCGGGGGTCATGAGGCTCATCAACATTAAAACGAAGCGCCTGGAGGAGTTCGTCAGTGAAGTCCCGCGGTACGCCATACTTTCTCACACGTGGGGAGATGAGGAGGTTATTTACCAGGATTTCACACACCTGAGCGATGAGGCAAGAGGTCAAAAGAAGGGGTTTGCGAAAATTCTCAAAACGTGCGAATTGGCACAGAAATGCGGTCTCAAATATGCCTGGGTCGACACTTGCTGTATAGACAAGTCGAGCAGTGCGGAGTTGAGTGaggccatcaactccatgttTCGCTGGTATCGCAAGGCCGTCGTTTGCTTTGCTTGGCTTACGGATTTGGTACCTGATGATTCATCTGAGCCAGACACTGCGGCCTTGAAAAACTGCCGATGGTTTACACGGGGATGGACCCTACAAGAGCTAATTGCGCCACGGATGGTGGAATTTTACGATGCAGGTTGGAACCTCCGGGGCACCAAATCCAGTTTAAAACATCTTTTGACAGACATCACGAAAATTCCGGGCAATGTACTTGAGTCACCGGAATCGCTACACACCTTATCCGTGGCTCGACGAATGTCTTGGGTGTCTGAGAGGAAAACAACGCGCACGGAAGATATGGCGTACTGCTTGCTGGGGATTTTTGACGTCAACATGCCGCTATTGTATGGAGAAGGCGAGCGTGCATTTTTGAGACTGCAAGAAGAAATCTCAAACTCTATCAATGATCTCAGTATCCTCGCTTGGAGGAAGACGAAATCTGAACAGACGTATCACGGCGTGTACGCCACGAGCCCTACCGATTTCCGAGACTCGGGAACAGTCGAACTAGTTAGCAGTACCATGTTCATGCCGGAGTTTCTGAGAAGTAACAAGGGCCTCCGAATCCACACAAGCATTTATCATGGATCGCAGCAAGCTTATATTCTCAAGTTGCAATGTGTGGAGATGACTGGCAATGAGAGGAGGCAAATTGGCATCTGGATCAAACCGCACGGCGGTGCGGTTTACAGTCGAATACGGGCATCTGAATTCGGGACGGAATCGCTCCAAGACACCTCCAGCGTGCAATTACTTTTCCTCTTCAGATACATCAGTCCTACTCGTTCACGAGAACTCCAAGGCAGCCATAGCAACGCGCTCATGATTCGCAAGGgaatcaacaccaagactCGCGTCACTGACGAAAGCTTCCCCTTTGAAGTCACAATGTGGCTTCCTCAAGATGAATGGGACTCACAGCGCAGTATGTTTATGAATGATGGAGCGGCTGAGTTCGCTGCCTACGGCTACTTCAACTGGCGGCAAGATGTCGAGCCCACTGATGACATGCACAAAGGCCACAGCTTCATGCTTATCCTTGGTAAGTTAGCAGACGAGGGCGAACCATGGATCAGCCTGGCCTCTTTCGATGACACCTCGAAGAATCTCACGGCACACATGGGTGATGCCAAGAAAATGGTGACTGCTTCGAGAAAATATGAGCAGGAgcgggtggtgatgttgagggaTATCTGGAGGAATGTTTGCAAAGCAGTTTACGTGTCGCTAGAGAAGGCGAGAGTTGATGGGGAGGAAGTGTATTGCATCGATTTGACGTATGGTGATGCGCCGGAAGAGGCAAAAAAGGGCAATACACATGTGCCGGAGGCCACGCGCCTGGCAGCTAGACGGGCTCGAGCAACGTGATAAAGTTGGCTATGGAGAACAATTGCGCATTTTCAACAGATAATATGGAACTCGAGGTGTGTGGTTATTTAGTGATAAAGGAAAGGAGTCTAGGATAGCAAAATTGACAGCCTGGTTTGTGATTCAGCAATAAACAAATCTGCGAGCCTACAATTGACTCTATAGTCAGTTGCGTTTGCGCATATTTGGCCATACACCACTACAATGCGCTGTCGGCCGGCAGAACCTGGCGGTCATGTCCCACGATTGATACTCTGTAAGGAGGACTAGGTCGTAGTTGGCATAGACTTTTGCTAGCTGATGCAAATCTTCCACAGTTGGCATCATGCTGCTGggtgccaccagaccctAATTCCTTTATTGTTATTGTTAGCCCAATTTAGAGTTGGAATTCAGGAAGGCGTAGGTAATGGTGACCAAATTTAACGTTGAACCTTGTACGCAAAGTTCGACCTCACATTGAGTATGACTGGCATTACCGAGCAACATGACTCTCATCAGCAACCCTACCTCCGTCGAAACATTAGACTTTAATGTATAGACCCTTAGCCTATGCAGTGCTCATATCTCCTTTGCTGTTTTCAAGATTTAGAAGACTATTTAAGCTAACCGTAGCCAGAGTTTGTTCAACTTAGGCCGCTATTGCTACGTATTTAAGAGGCACCTGTCCTAACCACCATGGCCGTTTTCCTTTCGACCCATCGACtcaacttgaccaacttATCACAGCAGCACTCCTCTACAAAGTAAATCGACTATGAATCCAACAACTACCCTTACTGCCTCCGGCCCCCTCCAACGAATCGGTTTCGGCAACTGCGGTTCCGTTTGGGCCACACTCACAAGCCAAACCGGCCAGCACATCGTTATCAAGCGAGAGGACGCAAGTCCAGGCAGAGACATCAAGAACGAAGTCTCTGTCCAGTCTCAAGTATACTCATGCGCAGGAACCCTGAAAAGGACCTCCGTTCCAGAGTGTTTCGAGCTCATGGACGCCGCAGATGAAAGGTGGCAGCAGCTCTTGCCCCTTCTTCCCGATGGCTTTCAACCATGCAGAGCCATGATCGCCGAGAAGATCAAGCCAGTGTCACTACAGGCACAGCTTCTCCTCGTCGATACATATGTCCCCGAGGCGCACCGCGAGGAACTCAGGAAACCACTGCACTCTGGAGAAGGTGCACACTGCTTAGTTCGCATCTATCTCGGTCGACGACGGCAGATAACTCCAAATCAACAGCGCCGACGCCACTTCTTCAGTCTCCGCAACTTTCTGATACATGTCGACCAGGCCGAAGAGCTGGGCCTCCCCTGCGAAGAGTACGCGAAAGCCATGGGCGAGGCATTCGCGACACTGAACTGGCTGGTCAGAACGAACGGCAACGACGTCGAATTTGTCCTTGGCGCGAGCAGAAATGAGGATGAAGGTGCGGCAAAGCCTCTTGCAAATCATGCCATGTGGATGCTCGATTATGACTGCTCGAGAGCCGTGGAGGCGAATGACGAGGGGTTAGAGTCGATTGCGCGGTCGTTTTGGCGGAATGATCCCTTTTATCCGCGACCGGGTGCTGAGTGTGCGCGAGATAGAATGCTTTGGGATGTTTTTGCAGCTGAGTATAGAAGGGTGGGCGTGGACATTGTTCGGGAGAATGCTCGTGAGGGagaggatgtggatgttTTGTGTGAGTTGGTTGAGGGTGCGTTGGAGAGGATTGTGGAAACGAAGGGGAAGTGGACTAGCGGAGCGCATTTTTAAAAAGAATCGGACTGCATATTATATTATGTATCTAAGAATATACTAGCATATCGCGGAGTATGGCGTATAATGTTGGTATATTGTTCTTGTGTGGTGCTGCTAAATGTGGCTGGCTGAAGTGACTGCCGAGCCGTAGATTCGGCAAGCGATCTTCAATCCTCAACTGGGGAGATTAACTGGCGGCTCTTCTGGCAGGGTTTCCGATTCGCCCAGAAAGATGGAGGCTGGCAGGCGGGCCGCGTTGGGTTGGTCTCACCGTCGACGAgatgcaacattgaatcagACCAAaatgaccagacatgcagtGGAATCGGGTACCAGCACGCAACGATTGTTTACTCTTGTGAAACGTCCGTTAGCCCAGGGTGCTGGATAAAGAGATGCTGACCCCAGACGGTCAAATTCGCTGTTGCGGTGCATGCTGTAGTCAACCATCCGCTCCTTCCTTCACTTCAACCTTTCTTTTCCCCGTCCGCCATCTTGCTCGCACTCTGCAGCAACGCAAACAAAGCACATCACTCGCCATAGCCTTACAACATGGGCGCCAGTCTCCTCTACGGCGATCCGGTCGTCAAGGACATTGAACGATGGTGTTTACGCAAAGGCCGCCGAGGGGCAATCGAACCCGTCCTAGCCGTCCTGTTCTTCAACACCGACACCGCCGCTGAAGATTACGTCCGGATCAAAGCTCATGTTGCTGCAAAGGTATTGTGCTCCCACGGTGAATACCCAACCATCACAAACTGATCACTTACAATTCCAGGCCGGGGTTGGATACTGGGTCTACGAAATGTCTCCCAAAGCAACGTCCTCTCAAGTCCAAGCTCAAGTTCGAGAATTGAACCAAAACAACCACATCCACGGCATCCTTATCCAGCGTCCACTTCCAGAACATCTCAACGAACCCAAAATCATGGGCACTATTGACACCGAGAAGCACATTGAGCAATACTGTGGAGGGGAGCGCAGTGATATTGCAGCTGATGCGCTGAGTCGTCTGCTAGCCAAGTACGGCAGGAGGCGCGACTTGTACCAATCTACCATACACATCGTCGGTTtcggcaacatcatcaccgatAACTTTGTGTCCCATATGAAGCGTCAGTATCCCTGGGTCAGTGTTTCTCCGAATCTGCCTGGGAAAACGGATGATACGAAAGGGGCGGATCGAGAAGCCGTGCTTGTTAGTGAGCTTCATCGTGGGCCAGGGTACATCAGGACGGATATGATTCCCCAGGGGACTAGGACTATTATCGACTTTGGTTTTTATTCTACTGAGAAGGATGGCATTGTGGGGGATGTTGATCACACTGTTTTTGAGGAGGATGGGCTGGCTATTGCTCCGACGCCGGGGGGTGTGCTGCCTATTCTGctttggttgatgatggagaggacAATTAGAGCGAGACGACTTGTTACGAAGGCGGAATGGCATGGCTGTTGTGTATGTCAGTAGCGTGGTTTGAGCGACATAGACACTGCTACAGTATAGAGGATTAAGTTCCTGTCCTGTGGGCGTCATCGGATGTGGCCTCAAGATATTGACGCGGTCCTGGGAGAGGTATGCGTATGCATCATATATAGAGATGGCAGcgtctgcaagccgtgttATTATCCACTCCTGTGAACTAGAGTGCAAACCACATAGGTAGCGGTCAAACGGTGGATGGTGGATACACATGGTGGTGAGAGATGGGCAAACAAACTTCTACCACTCATCGTTGTTTAAGCTAATACGGTCCTTGAAGGCATACCGTCACTGAAGACTATGAGTCAAAAAATTAAGGGTATCATTACGAGCTAGTGGAGCACACTATGTGAGAGTGTCGCAGGGAGTCTTGTGGAAGAACACTGCGACATGGCGGCGTTGATTGCCTGAATTCGGAAGCACTTGGCCATCGGTATAGTGGCCAGTACGTAGTTGAAGAAAGTCGTGGGCTTTAAATATTTGCTCCATGGCGAGATGGCTGAATCAATTCTCGTTGAGTGAGTGGGTGATGTGGAAAGATGG
It contains:
- a CDS encoding HET domain-containing protein (similar to Metarhizium acridum CQMa 102 XP_007815794.1), which encodes MRLINIKTKRLEEFVSEVPRYAILSHTWGDEEVIYQDFTHLSDEARGQKKGFAKILKTCELAQKCGLKYAWVDTCCIDKSSSAELSEAINSMFRWYRKAVVCFAWLTDLVPDDSSEPDTAALKNCRWFTRGWTLQELIAPRMVEFYDAGWNLRGTKSSLKHLLTDITKIPGNVLESPESLHTLSVARRMSWVSERKTTRTEDMAYCLLGIFDVNMPLLYGEGERAFLRLQEEISNSINDLSILAWRKTKSEQTYHGVYATSPTDFRDSGTVELVSSTMFMPEFLRSNKGLRIHTSIYHGSQQAYILKLQCVEMTGNERRQIGIWIKPHGGAVYSRIRASEFGTESLQDTSSVQLLFLFRYISPTRSRELQGSHSNALMIRKGINTKTRVTDESFPFEVTMWLPQDEWDSQRSMFMNDGAAEFAAYGYFNWRQDVEPTDDMHKGHSFMLILGKLADEGEPWISLASFDDTSKNLTAHMGDAKKMVTASRKYEQERVVMLRDIWRNVCKAVYVSLEKARVDGEEVYCIDLTYGDAPEEAKKGNTHVPEATRLAARRARAT
- a CDS encoding zinc finger protein domain-containing protein, with product MNPTTTLTASGPLQRIGFGNCGSVWATLTSQTGQHIVIKREDASPGRDIKNEVSVQSQVYSCAGTLKRTSVPECFELMDAADERWQQLLPLLPDGFQPCRAMIAEKIKPVSLQAQLLLVDTYVPEAHREELRKPLHSGEGAHCLVRIYLGRRRQITPNQQRRRHFFSLRNFLIHVDQAEELGLPCEEYAKAMGEAFATLNWLVRTNGNDVEFVLGASRNEDEGAAKPLANHAMWMLDYDCSRAVEANDEGLESIARSFWRNDPFYPRPGAECARDRMLWDVFAAEYRRVGVDIVRENAREGEDVDVLCELVEGALERIVETKGKWTSGAHF
- a CDS encoding tetrahydrofolate dehydrogenase/cyclohydrolase, catalytic domain-containing protein (similar to Metarhizium robertsii ARSEF 23 XP_007820558.1), whose product is MGASLLYGDPVVKDIERWCLRKGRRGAIEPVLAVLFFNTDTAAEDYVRIKAHVAAKAGVGYWVYEMSPKATSSQVQAQVRELNQNNHIHGILIQRPLPEHLNEPKIMGTIDTEKHIEQYCGGERSDIAADALSRLLAKYGRRRDLYQSTIHIVGFGNIITDNFVSHMKRQYPWVSVSPNLPGKTDDTKGADREAVLVSELHRGPGYIRTDMIPQGTRTIIDFGFYSTEKDGIVGDVDHTVFEEDGLAIAPTPGGVLPILLWLMMERTIRARRLVTKAEWHGCCVCQ